In Anseongella ginsenosidimutans, one genomic interval encodes:
- a CDS encoding FeoA family protein has translation MNLSELQKGQTGTISSFSDEEMSVKLMEMGCLPGEPVRVDYIAAFGDPMAVTVAGYQLSMRKSEAATIILTAID, from the coding sequence ATGAACTTATCGGAATTGCAGAAAGGTCAAACCGGAACCATATCGTCCTTTTCGGATGAAGAAATGTCGGTTAAGTTGATGGAAATGGGATGCCTGCCGGGAGAACCTGTGCGGGTGGATTACATTGCAGCATTTGGAGATCCCATGGCAGTTACCGTGGCAGGTTACCAATTGAGCATGCGTAAGAGTGAAGCAGCAACTATCATTTTAACGGCTATAGATTGA
- a CDS encoding porin family protein yields the protein MKKTLLIGALFLAGMGGTYAQVNYGVKAGVNFANLNFSEDVEDLDPSTLTGFQAGIFANAELAENFSVQPELLYSAQGSVLAEEGDNSYKYKLSYLSLPVMARYQFWEGFRLEVGPQLGLLLSAKSVLDTDGGEAEEDVKDQTKSIDFGLAGGASYQLPMGIGVFARYYTGLTDISDGNETDMTTKNNVASAGLTYTF from the coding sequence ATGAAAAAAACACTGTTAATAGGCGCCCTGTTCCTGGCAGGAATGGGCGGCACGTATGCACAGGTAAATTACGGGGTAAAGGCTGGCGTTAATTTCGCTAACCTGAATTTTTCCGAAGACGTAGAGGATCTGGATCCCAGTACGCTCACGGGATTTCAGGCCGGTATATTTGCTAATGCCGAACTGGCCGAGAACTTTTCGGTACAACCGGAACTGCTGTATTCTGCCCAGGGATCCGTGCTTGCTGAGGAAGGTGACAATTCCTATAAATATAAACTCAGCTACCTGAGCCTCCCGGTAATGGCAAGGTACCAGTTCTGGGAAGGTTTTCGCCTGGAAGTAGGTCCCCAGCTGGGTTTGCTTTTGTCTGCAAAAAGTGTGCTTGATACGGACGGCGGTGAAGCAGAGGAAGATGTCAAGGACCAAACCAAGAGCATCGATTTTGGGCTGGCCGGCGGAGCAAGCTATCAGCTTCCCATGGGCATCGGCGTTTTTGCCAGGTATTACACCGGCCTGACAGATATCAGTGACGGCAACGAAACCGATATGACTACCAAAAATAACGTAGCCAGCGCAGGCCTGACCTATACGTTTTAA